From Paralcaligenes sp. KSB-10:
GCCTGTGGTGCCATGGTCCAAGCATCCCTTGGGCGAAGTGCCGGAAGGCTACTACACGGTTCCGCTGGAGTCCGCGTCGGTTTTTCGTCACGGTTCCGATCTCACCGTACTGACGTACGGCACCATGGTTTTTGTATCTGAAGCGGCGGCGCAGGAAACCGGCATCGATGCCGAGATCATCGACTTGCGCAGCATCTGGCCGCTGGATCTGAATGCAATCGTCAGCTCGGTCAAAAAAACCGGCCGTTGCGTAGTGGTGCACGAGGCCACGCGTACCAGCGGCTTTGGCGCCGAATTGGTTGCGCTGATCCAGGAGCATTGTTTCTATCATCTTGAAGCCCCGATCGAGCGTGTCGCTGGGTGGGATACACCTTATCCGCATGCGCAAGAGTGGGAATATTTTCCCGGGCCGGCGCGAGTCGGCGCAGCCTTCAAGCGTGCAATGGAGGATTGACATGATTTTCGCATCCCTGTCTATTCCGGCTTGTTGCCCGGGGGCATGATGGCTATTCACATCATAAAAATGCCGGACATAGGCGAAGGCATTGCAGAGGTCGAGCTGGCCGAGTGGCATGTGCAGCCGGGCGAGAGCGTTACCGAGGACCAGGTGCTGGCCGAAGTCATGACCGACAAGGCGACGGTCGAGGTGCCGTCGCCTGTGGTGGGTACGGTGGTGGCTCTTGGCGGTGCGGTCGGCGATGTGCTGGCCGTGGGTGCCGAATTGATACGTATCGAGCTTGAAGGCGAGGGCGGCTCCAGCCCGGATGCGCCCGAGAAAAAAGAGCAACGCCAGGTTCGGCCCGCCGATTCTGCGCCGGCGCCCTCGATGCCGCAGGCGGGAAGGGAGCCTGGGGTCTTGGCCGAACAGGTATCGACTCAGGGTGAAAAGCCGCTGGCTTCTCCATCGGTGCGCCGGCATGCCAGGGAGCTTGGGCTTGAACTGAGCGAGGTGCGGGGCAGCGGTCCGGCCGGCCGCATCCGGCATGAAGACCTGGATGCCCATGCGGCCACCCCGGCCGCTTCAACCGCCACTGCGCCACGCTATGGCCGGCGGCACGATGAAACCGTTGTTCCCGTCATAGGTCTGCGCCGCAAGATTGCGCAAAAAATGCAGGAATCCAAGCGTCATATTCCACACTTCACCTATGTGGAAGAAGTCGATGTGACCGAGTCCGAGGCATTGCGGGCGCGGCTCAATGCCAAGTGGGGCGGCCAGCGTGGCCGCCTTACCATGCTGCCTTTGCTGATCCGGGCCATGGTGCTGGCCTTGCGGGATTTTCCGCAGATCAATGCGCGTTTCGACGACGAAAAAGGCGTCGTAACCCGCTACGGCGCCGTACATATGGGGGTTGCGACTCAAACCGAACATGGCTTGATGGTGCCGGTGTTGCGTCATGCCGAAGCATGCGATTTGTGGGCCTGCGCCGCGCAAATCTCGCGCCTTGCCGAAGCGGCGCGCGCCGGCAAGGCCTCGCGCGAAGAGCTTTCCGGCTCAACCATCACCATCACCAGCCTGGGTGCCTTGGGCGGCATTGTGTCCACCCCGGTGATCAATCATCCGGAAGTGGCTATAGTGGGCATTAACCGCATCGTCGAACGGCCGGTCATTCTTGGCGGAGCGGTGGTCGCAAGAAAAATGATGAATCTGTCTTCCTCATTCGATCATCGCGTGGTCGACGGCCTGCATGCCGCGGAGTTCGTGCAAGTGGTGCGCGGCTATCTTGAATGCCCGGCCACCATGTTTGTAGAGTAAGCCAAACCGGTTCGAAACTGGAAGCCTGTTCCGAATCGGTTTACCATCCTGTAATACATCCACATCCACTCTCCGGTTGTGCCGCATGGTGCATTCCTGCATTGAAGC
This genomic window contains:
- a CDS encoding dihydrolipoamide acetyltransferase family protein, giving the protein MAIHIIKMPDIGEGIAEVELAEWHVQPGESVTEDQVLAEVMTDKATVEVPSPVVGTVVALGGAVGDVLAVGAELIRIELEGEGGSSPDAPEKKEQRQVRPADSAPAPSMPQAGREPGVLAEQVSTQGEKPLASPSVRRHARELGLELSEVRGSGPAGRIRHEDLDAHAATPAASTATAPRYGRRHDETVVPVIGLRRKIAQKMQESKRHIPHFTYVEEVDVTESEALRARLNAKWGGQRGRLTMLPLLIRAMVLALRDFPQINARFDDEKGVVTRYGAVHMGVATQTEHGLMVPVLRHAEACDLWACAAQISRLAEAARAGKASREELSGSTITITSLGALGGIVSTPVINHPEVAIVGINRIVERPVILGGAVVARKMMNLSSSFDHRVVDGLHAAEFVQVVRGYLECPATMFVE